The window TGCCCGTCTCACACGTCGAGCCATCAGTCCAGGTCGCGCCGGTGAGATCCGAGCCTGAAAACGACGTCCCCTCGAGCGTCGCCCCGGTGAAGTCCGCGCCGGTGAGGTCGGCATCCTCGAGGTAGGCATCGGTGAGATTCGCCCCGGCGAAGGTCACGCCGGTGAGGTCGGCGTTCCAGCAGTCGGTGCCGACGAGCGTCGCTCCCGAGAGGTCGGCGCCCGACAGATTGGCGAGAAAGAGTTCGGCGTTGGAGAAGTCGACCCCCGCGAGGTTCCGTCCGGCAAGGTCAGCTTCCATGAGTTCGACCCCGGCGACCGTCGCTGCTTCGGTGAGATCGACTCCCTCGAGCGTCGCCTCGAACAGGTTCGCACCCGTGAGATCGGCGTTCTCGAGGCTCGCGTCAGTGAGGTCGACGCCATAGAGGGTCGTATCGGCGAGGATCGTCTCGGAGAGATCGTGGCCCGAGAAATCGCGTTCACGGAGATCAGCGCCGGTGAGGTCGGCCCCGCCGAATCGGACGTCCTCGATCGTCACGTCGGAGAAGTCGACCTCGGCCGCCGTCACGCCTGCGAGGTCGATCGATGCAAGCGTCGCGTTCTCGAGCGTCGCCCCGGATAGATCGGCGTCGGTGAGCGTGACGTCTTCGAGTGTTGCCCCGGAGAGGTCGGCATCGACGAGCGTCGCTTCGGAGAGGTCGGCGTCGGTGAAATCGACCGACTGGAGGGCGGCCTCCCTGAGCGTCGCATTCGAGAGGTCGGTTCCGGCGAGCGACTGTCCGACCAGGCGCGCCTCGTCGAGCGAGGTGTACTCGAGGATCGTTCCCTCGAGGACGGCCGTAGTCAACGTCGCGCCTGTGAGGTCGACGCTGGTGAGGTCGGCATCGGTGAAATCGACCGAATCGAGTCTGGCATCCGTGAAATCAGCGGCTCTGAGGACGACGCCGCTGAGGTCGACATCGCTGAGGTCGAACCCGGCGAACGTTTCCCCCGAGAGGTTCGCCCCTGTGAGGTCGGCATCGAGGAGGGCACTCAACAGGTACTGGGCTCCGCGCAGGTCGGCGCGTTCGAGGGAGGCCCCCTCGAACGTCGCGAGAAAGAGGTTCGCGTCCCGGAGGTCGGTTTCGACGAGGGAGGCGTCGGTAAGCGTTGCTTCCGAGAGGTCAGCACCCACGAGATCACAGCCCGAGAGGTCGGTACCGCTGAGATCCGCGCCCGCGTGGACGCGGTGATCGTTACAGCTGACGCCGCTCGAGCGAAGCGACGAGAGACAGCCTGCGAGCCCGCCAACGGTACCGACGGCACCGGCGCTGGCGACGCATCGGAGGAGCCGTCGTCTTGTGGAGCGGGACGTCTCCTTCGATGGGCTCGTTCGTCTGGTCTCTCTTGTCGTCTCTGCGTTGGAGTCTCGCATGGGCACTTCGAGGTGGTCGTGTTCGTACGAAGACGGGGAACGCACTCGACAAATGTTTTCTGGTCTGACGAGTCGTGTCCTCGACGTGGTGTCGTTTCGCTGTTTTCGAAAAAGGAGTGGTCACTGGGAGGGACTGTTGTGGTGGTCTCTCGTCGGTGGCTAACCCGAAAAGGCACTCACCGGTACCCCGTTTCAACAGCCCGTATCAGACGGTCTGGAGGTATTCGTCTCGGAGTTCATCGTCGGAAAACTCCTTCCCGTGTGCGTCTTTCATGTGGCTTCTGGCCAGTTCGATTGCTTCGTGTTCGTCCTCCGACTGGATAATGAATCGGCAATCCGACTCCGCTGATTCACAGTCGAGCTTGTGTGCGTGTCCCATGGATACTCAGCCCGGAACAATGTCGAATGTTACCGGACAACACAGTACGTACGCCGATCCAATACTTAGCGCTTTTTGACGGAAAACATGTGCGAGCAGTACGGACAGTCAATCGACGGATCCAGTCGATTTCGACCCGACTCGACGACACTGATCCCGCCTCACTCCCGTTCACGGCTCAGTCTCCGTTCGTCGTTCCGGTCGGCAGAACCGGTTCCATATCGCGATTCGACGTCCTCGAGCGTCTCGACGTCGAGCAATCGCTCGAGTTTGTGTTCGAACTGTTCGTCTGAGAGCTCTCCGCGTGCGTATCGCCGTCGAATGGTCTCGAGGGCGTCTTCCTCCGGAACGTGGCCGTCGGGTGCGGGTGGCGCTCGGTTGTCGGCCGCGTGGTCGTTCCGGGACGATGCCGGTGTCTCAGTGTCCTCCTCGAGTTCGCCCTCCCACTCCTCGTCGTCGAACAACATCGACACGGCTGGAATCACGGCGACGTACCCGACGATGAGCACGGCGAGCCACAGATTCCCGCCGATATCGCCAACCAGTAACCCGAGCCAGAGGCCCGTGATCAGCGTCGACGTGATCGCCGTCGCGTTCTGCGCGAAGCGATCACCGAGAGATACCGTCATACCGGACTCTGGACGGGCGCGAATCAAAGATGTTTCTCCGAGCAACACGAGTGGTCGAAAACGAGTCCAGCCGATCAGGCGAGTGTCTCGCCGATCTGCTCGAGGGCGGCTTCGCGAACCGCCTCGCGCTCGCCCGAGAGGAACTTGACGTAGCCGTCTCGGCCACCGACGACGTGGACACCGGCGTCGGGAACGGCTTCGGTCAGCGCCTCCCCGAGTTCGCGGACGTCGAGGGCGTCGTCGGCGCGGACGTGTAGTTCGTCCTCACCGACGCCGAGGGTGACGGACTCCGAACCCTGGCGGTGAATCGCATCGAGCAACAGGGTCGTCGTCGGGAAGTTGAACCGGTGGATGAACGCCGCCGTATCGAGGACGGCGATCTCGAGGTCGTCGACCGACCGCGTCTCGAGGTTCTCCCGTGCCGTCTCGAGTTCGGTCTCGAGCTTGGAACGGAACTGTTCTGAGACGTGGGCTGCGAGGTTGCCGTTCTGTGGCCCGTCCTCGCCATCGCCGTCGAACAGCAAGTCAGCCACGAGTTCGCGCTTGTCCTTGTAGGACTGGTAGTACGCCTCGAGGGCGACGGCTTCCCGTCGCTCGGCACACGCGTGCTCGTCGTAGCCCGCTCGCTCGGCAAGGTCGGCGTAGGCGTCGGGGACGTCCGACCAGAAGCTCACCGCGGGGAGGTGCTCGAGGTCGCCGCGCACGTCATCGTTGACGTGGGCTGCGACGTTTGCGGCGAGGGCCGTCGTGGTAACGGTCGAGAGGTCGACCTCGCCGTCGCTCGCGAGCGACGGCGAGACGGCGATGGAAACGGCGTCGGTGATCTCGTTGTCGGCACGGCTGTCGTCGATCACCAGTCGGTCGACGCCGTAGATGTCGAGCAGTTCGTAGCCATCACTGGAGTCGACCGTCGCACCGGCGTCGATGAGGATGACCAGCGGAAGTGGCTCGTCGTGACGCTCGTGTGCCTCGAGCATCGACGTGACGTCGCCGGTGGCGGCGTCCATGTCGTACACCTGGCCGTCGAGCGGTCGCCGCTCGAAGTAGTGGTAGACGGCGTCGTCGCGCGTGTGCTTGTCGGTTATCAGCGGCAACACCGCCCGTTCGATCGCGGCGCCGGCCACGTAGCCGTCGGCAGTCGCGCTGTGGCGAACGACGATCGGGCGTGCCTCCATGACCGCACGACGGATCTCCGTCGCCGTATCGACGATCTCGGTTTCGACCGCGTCGATCGCGTCGTCCTCGACCAGTGGGGCGACGATCGTCGGTCGGGCCTGTTCTTCGATCGCGTCCTCGAGGCGGTTGGCGACGGAGTCGGCCTCCTCGCCGTCGAGTACCTCGAGGGCCTCAGTTTCGACCTGAATGTCGCCGTGGTGGCGTTCGACCTCGCCCTCGAGGGCGACCACGTCGTCGACCTCGACGGTCGGGTACGCGCGAACGCCGGCCTCCTCGAATGCGGCACAGTCGACGGTGCCGGTCTCGTCGCTGAGGGTGAACACGGTGGGGCCGCTCGTCTGGCGGACGCCACTGATCTCGCCTTCGAGGCGGACGACCGAGCCGACCTGCGTGTCGATCGAGTCGACCGTCGTTCGGTTGAGTTCGGCCGATGGGGTCGGTTCCTCCGCGCTTTCGGTGGTGCTTTCGGTAGCGGTGGCGCTCGCGCTTGCAGCGCCGCCTGCACCACCACGAGTGACCGGATCGGTCGCCGATGGAGCCGGTTCCGATGAGGGTGGCTCCGAAGTCGTTGGTGGTTCGTCGTCGACGGCTTCGTCCGTCTCCTCGCCGTCTCGCTCCTCCGGGAGCACGTCGCCGTCGGGAGTCTGGATGACCTCCCCACGGAACTCACGTGGTGCCTGGCGGATCGACCAGCCGAGGTCGACGTTGCCGTTGTCTCTGACGTCCAATACTTGTACGTACACCGAATCGCCGGCCTCGAGATCGAGACTCTCGAGTCGTTGATCCAGTTCACTTCGATGGAGCAAACCCGTGACGTGGTCTCCAATGTCGACGAAGAGACCGAAGTCAGCGTAGCCGTCGACCGTGCCCCGGTAGTACCGGGATGAAACGAGTTCCGAGGGAGAGCCACCTTCGAATTCGAAGGCGACGTCCTCCTCGTGGAACTCACAGACATGGCCGTCGACGGGCTTGCCACAGATGATACAGTTACCCATCTATTCATAACAAGCAGGTTCGCCCTAAAACGGTTGTCGAAATACGTTCGCCAGCAAATCGAGGATCGATCGACGGTTGGTTTTCACTCGAGCGCGCCGCGACCGTGGCGCATGCTGGTGTTTTTCGATCCCGTTCGATCGTGCGTGGTCGATTGAATGGTGTCCTGTCCCTTGAGCGGCCGTCATACGGTCGGTTGGAACGTTTTCCCGGTGATCGCTGTCCCCCGTCATGAGCGATCACCGGTACGAGACTACAATCGACCGTCTCAGTCGTCGTCGAACACCGGTGACTCCGCCTCGAGCGCCTCGAGGTCGGCGGCGATGGCGCGGGCGTCCTCGGGGAAGAGCGCGGCTTGCAGTTCGTTGCCCTCGTCGTCCTCGAAGACGAGTTTGACGCGTTTGTCGCCGAACTCCCGAGCCTCCGCGTGTTCGACGTCGAAGAGCTTCGCGGTCGCGGCCTTGTTCGTCGGCCCGACGTTCTTGATGGAGCCGTCTTTCAGTTCGATCATGAACGCCTCGAGTGAGAGCGTGAGCATACCACTCCTACGCAGTCGGTGCAAAAAAGCCACGGCATCGCCGCGCCGTCAGGCTGACGATACCCGATATTCCCTGTCGGTTTTCATCGTGACCGCTTGGTGTGTCAACGGATGCGGTCAATAGTGGTGTCGGCTTGACCGCGTGGTGTGTCTACGAGTGCGGCCAGTGTGGTGTGCACATGGCACATATATAAATATGGGAGATTGTACAGCCCTGCAGACACCTCCTGGGACGATACTGCACCAAAGTGGGTGATCGAACCCAGTTTTATGATGATAACGTGAGTAGTACCGACCGCAATGGAACTTACCTGGCACGGCCACTCGACGTGGTACGTTTCCGTCGGCGGAACCGACCTGTTGATCGATCCGTTCTTCGACAACCCAAAGACGGATCTCGAGCCCGACGACCTCGAGACGCCGGACTACGTGCTCCTCACGCACGGGCACGCCGATCACATCGCTCACGCCGAGGCGTTTTCAGCGGCTACGCTCGTGGCGACGCCAGAACTCGTCTCCTACTGCCAGGAGGCGTTCGGCTTCGAGGATGCCGTCGGCGGCATGGGTATGAACATCGGCGGCACCGTCGAGTGCGGCGACACCTTCGTGACGATGCATCGGGCCGACCACACCAACGGTATCATGACCGAGTACGACGTCGACGCGGGGATGCCCACCGGGTTCGTCATCTCCGATACGAAGCCGACCCAGGTCGAAGACGAAGCCTCGACGACGTTCTACCACGCCGGCGACACCGGCCTGATGACCGAGATGCGGGAGGTCATCGGGCCGTACCTCGAACCCGACGCCGCCGCGCTCCCCATCGGCGATCACTTCACGATGGGGCCGTGGCAGGCC of the Natronosalvus vescus genome contains:
- a CDS encoding pentapeptide repeat-containing protein, with amino-acid sequence MRDSNAETTRETRRTSPSKETSRSTRRRLLRCVASAGAVGTVGGLAGCLSSLRSSGVSCNDHRVHAGADLSGTDLSGCDLVGADLSEATLTDASLVETDLRDANLFLATFEGASLERADLRGAQYLLSALLDADLTGANLSGETFAGFDLSDVDLSGVVLRAADFTDARLDSVDFTDADLTSVDLTGATLTTAVLEGTILEYTSLDEARLVGQSLAGTDLSNATLREAALQSVDFTDADLSEATLVDADLSGATLEDVTLTDADLSGATLENATLASIDLAGVTAAEVDFSDVTIEDVRFGGADLTGADLRERDFSGHDLSETILADTTLYGVDLTDASLENADLTGANLFEATLEGVDLTEAATVAGVELMEADLAGRNLAGVDFSNAELFLANLSGADLSGATLVGTDCWNADLTGVTFAGANLTDAYLEDADLTGADFTGATLEGTSFSGSDLTGATWTDGSTCETGTCDGRIE
- a CDS encoding DUF1059 domain-containing protein, encoding MGHAHKLDCESAESDCRFIIQSEDEHEAIELARSHMKDAHGKEFSDDELRDEYLQTV
- a CDS encoding SHOCT domain-containing protein; amino-acid sequence: MTVSLGDRFAQNATAITSTLITGLWLGLLVGDIGGNLWLAVLIVGYVAVIPAVSMLFDDEEWEGELEEDTETPASSRNDHAADNRAPPAPDGHVPEEDALETIRRRYARGELSDEQFEHKLERLLDVETLEDVESRYGTGSADRNDERRLSRERE
- a CDS encoding DHH family phosphoesterase is translated as MGNCIICGKPVDGHVCEFHEEDVAFEFEGGSPSELVSSRYYRGTVDGYADFGLFVDIGDHVTGLLHRSELDQRLESLDLEAGDSVYVQVLDVRDNGNVDLGWSIRQAPREFRGEVIQTPDGDVLPEERDGEETDEAVDDEPPTTSEPPSSEPAPSATDPVTRGGAGGAASASATATESTTESAEEPTPSAELNRTTVDSIDTQVGSVVRLEGEISGVRQTSGPTVFTLSDETGTVDCAAFEEAGVRAYPTVEVDDVVALEGEVERHHGDIQVETEALEVLDGEEADSVANRLEDAIEEQARPTIVAPLVEDDAIDAVETEIVDTATEIRRAVMEARPIVVRHSATADGYVAGAAIERAVLPLITDKHTRDDAVYHYFERRPLDGQVYDMDAATGDVTSMLEAHERHDEPLPLVILIDAGATVDSSDGYELLDIYGVDRLVIDDSRADNEITDAVSIAVSPSLASDGEVDLSTVTTTALAANVAAHVNDDVRGDLEHLPAVSFWSDVPDAYADLAERAGYDEHACAERREAVALEAYYQSYKDKRELVADLLFDGDGEDGPQNGNLAAHVSEQFRSKLETELETARENLETRSVDDLEIAVLDTAAFIHRFNFPTTTLLLDAIHRQGSESVTLGVGEDELHVRADDALDVRELGEALTEAVPDAGVHVVGGRDGYVKFLSGEREAVREAALEQIGETLA
- a CDS encoding metal-dependent hydrolase; the encoded protein is MELTWHGHSTWYVSVGGTDLLIDPFFDNPKTDLEPDDLETPDYVLLTHGHADHIAHAEAFSAATLVATPELVSYCQEAFGFEDAVGGMGMNIGGTVECGDTFVTMHRADHTNGIMTEYDVDAGMPTGFVISDTKPTQVEDEASTTFYHAGDTGLMTEMREVIGPYLEPDAAALPIGDHFTMGPWQAAIAADWLDVDYAFPQHYDTFPPIEQDPDDFAREVKAAGSSAEVVALEGDETFEL